One part of the Mya arenaria isolate MELC-2E11 chromosome 3, ASM2691426v1 genome encodes these proteins:
- the LOC128225847 gene encoding uncharacterized protein LOC128225847 produces MKSANLLLHRTVCMCVCLCRIITYSSGNDIIANNKNVAVYQSTTFDTCLASNVKNNLTLRKLDVDDALLCQTCSATAGNESPWLQIDFSKKTLMRYMRIYGRDLDSSGQSNNILLSISNTSHFVNQNFSMWEDVDWINASDPFKGILLDFGDTRVLQYLVFRRPWPSVMAICEVEVLNTDCGNGFFGDKCANVCRCKDKQPCDSVTGKCSTPGCFAGWQGDSCSKGKSYLKYHVGQFCF; encoded by the exons atgaaatcaGCAAAT ttattaCTACATAGGACTGTTTGCATGTGTGTGTGCTTATGCCGAATAATCACATATTCGTCAG GAAATGACATCATCGCAAACAATAAGAACGTAGCTGTCTACCAATCAACCACGTTCGACACGTGCCTTGCCTCTAATGTTAAGAACAACTTGACTCTCCGTAAACTGGACGTTGATGACGCCTTACTATGCCAGACATGTAGCGCAACAGCTGGAAACGAATCTCCCTGGCTCCAGATCGACTTTAGCAAGAAAACGCTGATGAGATACATGCGTATATATGGCCGGGATCTCG aTAGTTCCGGTCAAAGTAACAACATTCTTTTGTCAATAAGCAATACTTCACACTTTGTTAACCAAAACTTTTCCATGTGGGAAGATGTTGACTGGATAAATGCCTCCGATCCATTCAAGGGGATCTTGCTGGACTTCGGAGATACGCGTGTTTTACAGTACCTCGTTTTCAGACGACCTTGGCCATCGGTTATGGCAATATGTGAGGTGGAAGTGTTAAATACCG ATTGTGGAAATGGTTTCTTCGGAGATAAGTGCGCAAATGTATGTCGGTGCAAGGACAAACAACCCTGCGACAGCGTTACTGGAAAGTGTTCAACACCCGGATGTTTTGCGGGATGGCAGGGGGACTCGTGTAGTAAAggtaaatcatatttaaaatatcatgttggacaattttgcttttaa
- the LOC128229119 gene encoding cytochrome P450 3A13-like isoform X1, producing MYILDLVNIPDWILVIVCLVGIICTYTRYKQSYFKRLGIPFKPPAFLIGDIPDIIKKGVFHYVDIELAKKHGKVFGLYTGNNPSLIICDPEIIKHITVKDFENFTNRAQTKRVPPIWQRMLTFARGETWRNLRHTLSPSFSVSKMKNMCPFIQNCLETLHEILNHKCEDEPNGFDLDNKMLPSERLFTKIVLIKIILPDIVVNIEASVRYVFVNRNNPPLSSYFVFTDDATDVTQTLINDFMLIFVLCVIVGHCLSVRLTRVFVNILITVPVISIVLLISFHLRVLRAYTMDMICQTGFGFQVHPQTDPNHPFLKHAQEFFELKGAKSIWALIALLIPDIAETFPRLFTTRFVPKEDMDFFVSTMQTFITERRRTNETHNDFLQLMVNANFETDYPVNPPRSKRGLSEDEIIANCIMFMLGSYDTNTSVLDWMFYELAVHEDVQEQLIESIDKDIGKRTPTYEDVFSHQYLEMVLCEVLRMHPANPRINREAAEDIEIQGLKIPQGMDCNYPPKILHFMEEYWDEPFTFNPERFSPENKHKINEYAFIPFGLGPRNCVAMRLGQLEVKMTIVSILQKYRVHRTNDLKVPMLPSPTGVNKLEGPLFVRMERRE from the exons GGCGTTTTTCATTATGTGGATATCGAACTTGCaaagaaacatggaaaagtGTTTGG ACTCTATACTGGAAATAACCCATCTCTTATCATATGCGATCCTGAAATTATAAAGCACATCACCGTGAAGGACTTCGAGAACTTTACAAACAGAGCG CAAACAAAAAGAGTGCCGCCGATATGGCAACGGATGTTAACATTTGCTCGTGGGGAAACCTGGAGGAATCTAAGACATACACTGAGTCCATCATTTTCTGTCAGCAAGATGAAAAAT ATGTGTCCCTTTATCCAAAATTGTCTGGAAACCTTGCATGAAATCCTGAATCATAAGTGTGAAGACGAACCCAACGGATTTGACTTAGATAA TAAGATGCTTCCATCGGAGAGACTATTCACTAAAATAGTTctgattaaaattattttgccagACATTGTGGTAAATATTGAGGCAAGTGTAAGGTATGTGTTCGTAAACCGGAATAATCCACCGTTGAgttcttattttgttttcactgaCGATGCCACGGATGTTACCCAAACACTTATCAATGActttatgttgatatttgtcTTATGTGTCATTGTGGGCCATTGTTTAAGCGTTCGTTTAACCCGAGtctttgtgaacattttaattactgttcctgttatttcaattgttttattaatttcattccATTTAAGAGTACTTCGCGCTTACACGATGGATATGATTTGCCAGACAGGGTTTGGATTCCAAGTGCATCCACAGACAGATCCAAACCATCCTTTCCTTAAACACGCTCAGGAATTCTTCGAACTTAAGGGCGCAAAAAGTATTTGGGCTCTTATAGCAT tgttaATTCCTGACATTGCCGAAACTTTTCCCAGGCTTTTCACAACTCGATTTGTTCCAAAAGAAGACATGGACTTTTTCGTCTCAACTATGCAGACGTTTATTACAGAAAGACGTCGAACTAATGAG ACTCACAACGATTTCTTACAGCTAATGGTAAACGCTAATTTTGAGACGGACTATCCAGTAAACCCTCCAAGATCTAAGAGAG GTTTGTCGGAGGATGAAATCATTGCCAACTGCATAATGTTTATGCTGGGAAGTTATGACACGAATACTTCCGTTCTTGACTGGATGTTTTACGAGCTTGCTGTGCATGAGGACGTACAAGAACAACTGATTGAATCTATTGACAAAGACATTGGAAAA AGAACACCTACATATGAAGATGTATTTTCTCATCAATATCTGGAAATGGtattatgtgaagtattaagaaTGCATCCAGCAAACCCAAG AATCAATCGGGAGGCGGCAGAAGACATTGAAATCCAAGGTTTGAAGATACCACAGGGAATGGATTGCAATTATCCCCCAAAAATTCTGCACTTCATGGAGGAATACTGGGATGAACCATTCACTTTTAACCCAGAAAG attttcGCCGGAAAACAAACACAAGATCAACGAATATGCATTCATACCATTTGGTCTGGGACCACGAAATTGTGTTGCCATGCGACTTGGTCAACTGGAGGTGAAAATGACAATAGTTAGCATTTTACAGAAGTACCGGGTACACAGAACGAACGATTTAAAG gTTCCAATGCTGCCATCACCGACTGGTGTTAATAAACTCGAGGGACCTTTGTTTGTGCGGATGGAAAGGAGAGAATGA